A stretch of Aspergillus nidulans FGSC A4 chromosome VI DNA encodes these proteins:
- a CDS encoding uncharacterized protein (transcript_id=CADANIAT00009818), translating into MPLDNYGVWKAHPVRYHVERRGTRKPHLLLYHRDNGGGDSESAINIKSGDRQESRLVYWVDEKVSDRRLIERLSHLRTGYHPLDDVEPDSPDDIRLDYIRRNLFDVDSGRVLPHDIPGPNNDIIDVLEPRIKAAIDEGATVHIFGERYNSQDGMHNIHMNQGNIAMYSGDDGPFQDGALVFYFPESHQWLGVFLAFASQSVHTGNGSGHAISRVTWKDVLLDDLVENSVVIRQAAVNPPASEDQRQSVTLANLMNRRIPLSGWKIRNSSGAEQVLPRDAVLPPLATEDFDIPNCPLSRDDDAITLLDGDGLKVAGIRYSSQHGTTQHKPMIFARS; encoded by the coding sequence ATGCCCCTTGACAATTACGGCGTTTGGAAAGCTCATCCAGTACGTTACCATGTTGAACGCCGTGGTACGAGAAAGCCTCATCTACTCCTATACCATCGTGATAACGGCGGTGGTGATTCTGAATCGGCCATAAATATCAAATCTGGAGATCGTCAGGAATCTCGACTTGTATACTGGGTGGATGAGAAAGTCAGCGACCGCCGACTTATTGAAAGACTCTCGCATCTCAGAACCGGCTACCACCCTCTAGACGATGTAGAGCCAGATTCTCCAGACGATATACGATTAGATTACATTCGACGCAATCTCTTCGACGTTGATAGCGGTCGAGTTCTTCCCCATGATATTCCAGGCCCGAATAACGACATCATCGACGTCCTGGAGCCTAGAATCAAGGCAGCAATTGATGAAGGAGCTACTGTTCACATCTTTGGCGAGCGGTATAACTCACAAGATGGAATGCACAATATCCACATGAACCAGGGCAATATTGCTATGTATTCTGGTGACGATGGACCGTTCCAGGACGGGGCCCTCGTGTTCTATTTCCCAGAGTCCCATCAATGGCTGGGCGTTTTTCTTGCGTTTGCGTCGCAGTCGGTGCATACTGGCAATGGTTCTGGCCACGCCATATCGCGAGTGACCTGGAAAGATGTCCTTCTTGATGACCTTGTCGAAAATTCCGTAGTTATCAGGCAGGCGGCCGTGAATCCGCCTGCATCAGAGGACCAGCGGCAATCTGTGACCCTGGCGAACCTCATGAACCGCCGGATACCATTGTCAGGATGGAAGATCCGCAACTCATCAGGGGCAGAACAAGTTCTTCCTAGAGATGCGGTCTTACCTCCTTTGGCTACCGAAGACTTTGATATTCCGAATTGCCCTCTATCCAGGGATGATGACGCTATCACACTTCTTGATGGGGATGGGCTCAAGGTCGCTGGGATAAGATATAGCTCTCAGCACGGAACCACCCAGCACAAGCCGATGATCTTTGCTCGTTCCTGA